In Dermacentor silvarum isolate Dsil-2018 chromosome 2, BIME_Dsil_1.4, whole genome shotgun sequence, the following proteins share a genomic window:
- the LOC125943405 gene encoding adult-specific rigid cuticular protein 15.7-like yields the protein MALATESIGVYGLRQLPSPDYEYYDVPELPLTHRRSSSKTARKYKFDYNIADHEGNQQYRIERADTQNTKTGAYGYRNVNGIFRHVNYIADKYGFRTVVNTNEPGTAPMDSADAVFNAAPIKILPVKAPQHSIAAENIWYAGLAKEYGGRYGLRNGVPAPSKYHQQRLPEVDTDHIGFANPEPNSDYYY from the exons ATGGCCTTGGCAACTGAATCCATTGGCGTCTATGGCCTCCGTCAACTGCCATCTCCCGACTATGAATATTACGATGTACCTGAGTTGCCTCTTACACATAGACGGAGTTCATCAAAG ACTGCGAGAAAATACAAGTTTGACTACAACATTGCCGACCACGAGGGCAACCAGCAATATCGGATCGAAAGGGCCGACACGCAGAACACCAAGACGGGCGCGTACGGATACCGAAATGTCAACGGGATCTTCCGCCACGTGAACTACATCGCAGACAAATACGGCTTCCGCACTGTGGTGAACACAAACGAACCCGGTACCGCCCCTATGGACTCTGCTGACGCCGTCTTCAACGCTGCTCCCATCAAAATTCTTCCTGTTAAGGCACCCCAACATTCAATAGCTGCCGAAAACATTTGGTATGCAGGCCTCGCAAAAGAATATGGCGGACGTTACGGCCTCCGGAACGGCGTACCTGCCCCTTCAaaatatcatcagcaaaggctgcCTGAGGTTGATACCGATCACATCGGCTTTGCGAATCCAGAGCCGAACTCGGATTACTACTACTAG